One Mercenaria mercenaria strain notata chromosome 12, MADL_Memer_1, whole genome shotgun sequence DNA segment encodes these proteins:
- the LOC123535215 gene encoding uncharacterized protein LOC123535215 translates to MDTLPINILGNAIVSFPLPKRYSYRRLNKVYFLQRACSGVTEIEGRKTTSIQQTDLERLQNDTRKIQERVLDTDKKLHKNIDCLEEQRDDILTKIEDVERSLIEHIQKLKRETINTLNKDFTSTKEGLNSKIDLIAFMKKDIENASSQLQSFTRMDARQQFFRTKLIRNTINDTVNLFGDIEEKGSKALWFKENANVNNSVMIATSLGHVTTVTENEGQNAQRICKVKGKKEVNIKMQNDRKTCNIYDVCQLQDGTIMLADSDNNKFKRLDMNYNIKDHCDLGDSPRSICCTGPNEVAVKMKTNKVQFISVGSSLSKLRVISIEDGYFIGMAYCDEELWISTGRGVNVYSKSGTLLKTISQDINGRNIFKSNTRHTAASGETFIVTDDCDGAVCLGRGRTVQRELRNERLVSTKGVCTSSDGTVFLSGYSSNNIVMFDKDGKCFGELVSKDDGLVNPISLCYEGMGNFIIVTCASSDKVIIFDLSN, encoded by the coding sequence ATGGACACATTACCAATAAACATTTTAGGAAATGCAATAGTGTCGTTTCCTTTACCTAAAAGGTATTCTTACCGTAGACTgaataaagtttatttcttaCAAAGGGCTTGCAGCGGAGTGACTGAAATCGAAGGAAGAAAGACAACTTCCATTCAACAAACAGATTTAGAACGTTTACAAAATGACACTAGAAAAATTCAAGAGCGTGTACTAGACACTGATAAGAAGTTACATAAAAACATCGATTGCCTTGAAGAGCAAAGAGATGACATACTTACGAAAATCGAGGACGTCGAAAGGAGCTTGATAGAACATATTCAGAAATTAAAACGTGAAACAATCAATACTCTGAACAAGGACTTTACTTCAACCAAGGAAGGACTGAATTCTAAAATCGACCTGATCGCATTTATGAAAAAGGACATAGAGAATGCAAGTAGCCAGCTGCAGTCATTTACCAGAATGGATGCGAGGCAGCAGTTTTTTCGGACAAAACTGATACGAAATACTATAAATGATACAGTAAATTTGTTTGGTGACATCGAAGAGAAAGGAAGTAAAGCGTTATGGTTTAAagaaaatgcaaatgtaaacaattctgTTATGATAGCAACATCTTTAGGACATGTCACAACAGTTACAGAAAATGAAGGTCAAAATGCCCAGAGAATATGTAAGGTGAAAGGAAAAAAGGAGGtcaatatcaaaatgcaaaacgACCGTAAAACGTGTAATATATATGATGTATGTCAACTTCAGGACGGTACAATCATGCTGGCTGACTCggataataataaatttaaaaggcTTGATATGAATTATAACATCAAGGACCACTGTGACCTAGGTGACTCTCCTAGGAGTATTTGTTGTACTGGTCCGAATGAAGTCGCTGTGAAAATGAAAACCAACAAGGTTCAGTTCATATCAGTCGGCAGTTCGTTGTCTAAGCTCAGAGTTATATCTATAGAAGATGGATACTTTATTGGAATGGCTTATTGTGATGAAGAGCTGTGGATATCTACCGGAAGAGGTGTCAATGTCTACAGTAAATCTGGTACTCTACTAAAAACTATTAGCCAAGATATAAATGGTCGGAATATATTTAAATCGAATACTCGACACACGGCAGCTAGTGGAGAAACTTTTATCGTAACAGATGATTGTGATGGCGCCGTCTGTCTTGGAAGAGGTCGTACGGTACAAAGAGAATTGCGGAATGAAAGGCTCGTCAGCACAAAAGGCGTGTGTACATCTAGTGATGGAACTGTGTTCCTGTCTGGATACAGCTCAAACAACATTGTGATGTTTGATAAGGATGGAAAATGTTTTGGGGAGTTAGTATCTAAAGACGACGGACTAGTGAATCCTATTTCACTATGTTATGAAGGCATGGGAAACTTTATAATTGTAACATGTGCCTCGTCTGATAAAGTCATTATATTTGATTTGTCCAATTAa